Within the Methanobacterium sp. BRmetb2 genome, the region ATGATCTGCAGCTAGTTTTCCCACATGCCCGATTCCTGGAAGAGCTTCTATTAGTATAGGGTCGTTTAATTCAACTTCTTCCAGTATTTTTATGAATGTTTCTTTCATTTAAGTCCTCCAACAATAACTGTTTCTTAAGTTTTCTTCTATATTTTCCATATTTATCTTCTGGAGAAT harbors:
- a CDS encoding ribosome biogenesis protein; the encoded protein is MKMKMKRCKSCGEYTLESICQYCGGDLGEIFPPKYSPEDKYGKYRRKLKKQLLLEDLNERNIHKNTGRS